A single Populus alba chromosome 7, ASM523922v2, whole genome shotgun sequence DNA region contains:
- the LOC118043538 gene encoding cytochrome P450 71AU50-like — protein MAWILATLALIPLAFFLRVWLSERKIKDSKLPPGPIGFPIFGCLHLLGKFPHHDLHRLANKYGPIMYMRLGLVPTVVVSSPRAAELILKTNDLVFASRPPNEAAKYVTYEQKGLTFAPYGSYWRNVRKMCTLELLSNHKINSFMSTRKEELDLFIDYIKDASRERVAVDLSAKVSSLSADISCRMIFGKKNLENEFDEKGFKPVTHEGIRLAASFNLGDYIPPIAPLDLQGLTKRLKAIGKLFDDFFEKIIDEHIQFKDENRTKDFVDVMLDFLGSEETAYRIGRDNIKALILDMLVGSMDTPAAAIEWTLSELIKHPRVMKKVQKELEEKIGMDRMVEESDLEGLEYLHMVIKEAFRLHPVAPLLVPHESVEDCTIDGFLIPQKTRVLVNVWAIGRDQSAWTDADKFIPERFAGSNIDLRGRDFQLLPFGAGRRGCPGMHLGLTMVRQIVAQLVHCFDWELPNNMLPEELDMTDAFGLVTPRANHLCATPTYRLHL, from the exons ATGGCTTGGATATTAGCCACTCTAGCCTTGATTCCGCTCGCTTTCTTCCTCCGAGTTTGGCTGTCGGAAAGAAAGATCAAGGATAGCAAGTTACCCCCTGGTCCAATAGGGTTTCCTATATTTGGTTGCTTACATTTGTTAGGGAAGTTCCCTCACCATGACTTGCATCGACTAGCAAACAAGTATGGCCCTATCATGTATATGCGGTTAGGCTTGGTGCCTACTGTAGTTGTCTCATCGCCTCGTGCTGCCGAATTGATTCTTAAGACCAATGACCTCGTCTTTGCTAGTAGGCCACCAAATGAGGCTGCGAAGTATGTCACTTACGAGCAGAAGGGCTTGACATTTGCTCCATATGGTTCTTATTGGCGCAACGTGCGCAAGATGTGTACCCTTGAGTTGCTTAGCaaccataaaataaattctttcatGTCCACGAGGAAAGAAGAGCTTGACCTCTTTATTGACTACATTAAAGATGCTTCTCGTGAGCGTGTTGCTGTTGATCTTAGTGCCAAGGTCTCATCTCTAAGCGCTGACATCAGTTGTAGGATgatttttggaaagaaaaacttGGAAAACGAATTTGATGAGAAGGGGTTCAAACCAGTGACTCATGAGGGCATCCGTTTAGCAGCAAGTTTTAACTTGGGAGATTACATCCCTCCAATTGCACCACTTGACCTTCAGGGTCTTACAAAGCGCTTGAAGGCCATAGGCAAGCTTTTTGATGACTTCTTCGAGAAGATTATTGATGAGCACATTCAGTTCAAGGACGAAAACAGAACCAAAGATTTTGTTGATGTCATGTTGGACTTCTTGGGATCTGAAGAAACTGCGTATCGTATTGGTCGAGACAACATCAAAGCCCTAATCTTG GACATGCTTGTAGGCTCAATGGACACCCCAGCCGCAGCAATTGAGTGGACTCTCTCCGAGCTCATCAAGCATCCAAGAGTAATGAAGAAAGTCCAGAAAGAGCTGGAAGAGAAAATAGGCATGGATAGAATGGTGGAAGAATCAGACTTGGAGGGCTTGGAGTACTTGCACATGGTTATAAAGGAAGCTTTCAGGCTCCATCCAGTGGCACCTCTACTTGTCCCTCACGAGTCAGTGGAAGATTGCACCATAGATGGCTTCCTCATCCCGCAAAAAACACGTGTTCTTGTAAACGTTTGGGCTATCGGACGCGACCAAAGTGCTTGGACTGATGCAGATAAGTTTATTCCAGAGAGGTTTGCTGGGAGTAACATAGATCTTCGTGGACGCGATTTCCAGCTTCTCCCCTTCGGGGCTGGGCGCAGGGGCTGCCCTGGAATGCATTTGGGACTAACCATGGTTCGGCAAATTGTGGCACAGCTGGTGCATTGCTTTGATTGGGAGCTTCCTAACAATATGTTGCCGGAGGAATTGGACATGACTGATGCGTTTGGTCTTGTAACCCCGAGAGCAAACCATCTGTGCGCCACTCCTACTTATCGCCTTCACCTCTGA